From a single Nicotiana tabacum cultivar K326 chromosome 8, ASM71507v2, whole genome shotgun sequence genomic region:
- the LOC142163419 gene encoding uncharacterized protein LOC142163419, with translation MKSAGVSIAIVLQQQQSHNDEGITINRFKILEECVPSTSKRDGSMIDHTLKPIARTWNIRGMNKPYKQKELRFFRQKNKIDIFGCLETRVKERRAKSIVTKVDRDWGYCCNYTKAIKGRIWLFWKTHLIVKILQIHEQFIHCSLEVQTTNSLIMLTTIYARNKVQERASLWHELQILCGQIQIPWLISRDFNNVLTTEDILGQPVTANEVHDFNWTLTYRHLEANFVEPGVSDHSPIVVQLWKRKTIYPRPFKLYMVTMDHKDFTPMVNRVWQQQVEHDLMELIWLKLKRLKEEAKGLNKAMSSYEQTLTQIRNSLKCVQVALVTDPFNQLLIEQEKQNMSDLEKWSTIEERILRQKSRATWIDYGDSNSKYFYAQLKIRVNKNNITFVYNDLGINITNPKAVEKEFTDFFIKLMGNANGLMSCPNTSIIKAGNYLTLQYQHELIMDITHEEIDEAIRDMP, from the exons ATGAAGAGTGCAGGAGTCAGCATAGCTATAGTCCTGCAGCAACAACAGTCTCATAATGATGAGGGCATCACTATAAATAGGTTCAAGATTTTGGAAGAGTGTGTGCCAAGCACTTCAAAAAGAGATGGTTCTATGATTGATCATACCCTCAAACCAATTGCGCGCACTTGGAATATAAGAGGGATGAACAAGCCCTATAAACAGAAGGAGTTAAGATTTTTTCGGCAAAAGAATAAAATAGATATCTTTGGGTGTCTAGAAACTAGAGTAAAGGAAAGAAGGGCAAAAAGTATAGTGACCAAGGTAGATAGAGATTGGGGCTACTGTTGCAACTACACTAAAGCTATAAAAGGAAGGATTTGGCTCTTCTGGAAGACACACCTGATAGTTAAGATACTCCAAATACATGAACAATTCATTCATTGCTCATTGGAAGTTCAAACAACAAACTCCCTGATTATGTTGACAACAATATATGCTAGGAATAAGGTGCAGGaaagggcaagcctatggcatGAATTGCAGATACTATGTGGCCAGATTCAAATACCATGGCTTATCAGTAGGGATTTCAACAATGTGTTAACTACTGAGGACATATTAGGACAACCAGTGACAGCTAATGAGGTGCATGATTTCAA ttggacTCTGACTTATAGACATCTAGAAGCTAATTTTGTGGAACCTGGAGTATCTGATCACTCCCCAATTGTAGTTCAATTATGGAAGAGAAAAACTATCTACCCAAGGCCTTTTAAGTTATACATGGTGACAATGGACCATAAGGACTTCACTCCTATGGTGAATAGAGTATGGCAACAACAGGTAGAGCATGATCTTATGGAACTTATATGGCTGAAGCTAAAAAGACTAAAAGAAGAGGCTAAGGGTCTGAACAAGGCTATGTCAAGCTATGAACAAACACTGACTCAAATTAGGAATAGTTTAAAATGTGTTCAAGTAGCTCTAGTCACTGATCCCTTTAATCAGTTGTTAATTGAGCAAGAGAAGCAGAATATGAGTGATTTGGAGAAATGGAGTACAATAGAAGAAAGAATATTGAGGCAAAAATCTAGAGCAACATGGATTGATTATGGTGACTCCAACTCTAAATATTTCTATGCACAGCTGAAAATAAGGGTCAACAAGAATAATATTACTTTTGTATACAATGACTTGGGAATAAATATCACTAATCCAAAGGCTGTGGAAAAGGAGTTTACTGATTTCTTTATAAAGCTAATGGGGAATGCTAATGGATTAATGTCATGCCCTAATACTAGTATCATTAAGGCAGGAAACTATCTCACTTTACAATATCAACATGAACTAATAATGGATATAACTCATGAAGAGATTGATGAAGCAATTAGGGATATGCCATAG